One genomic region from Candidatus Bathyarchaeia archaeon encodes:
- a CDS encoding nucleotidyltransferase domain-containing protein, giving the protein MIKLPEKVRKTLEKIVKEMAANETISGIGLFGSWSRSDAVPSSDVDLLVLSNNPLEDEYVERVSVGDLFLDFNFVPKHLIQGPIHPKFDQKLYEVQILYDRDWTLTNTKLSMAKFYGSQERIGMRIETHIIESDIYLSRATSAHTKGDHLSAHLFAVVAMENILRILLEITLEPFSNSRFLEKVEIAAEKLGMPEIFNDYMVMAKLDDVNITATEEKLKLFKAVWDEMSFIVKRKSQTLKNVHFKVRTSLNYYFNTAFMQGTILRANSMINSRKFAETVHYLSSISLNIVENYAWLKAIVERQKIDYTRLMHSIEKLEKGNPKHCQNIVKLLSLNDTANVSKTEAAETIKKARKDIWKIRRERKHLIKTHISKS; this is encoded by the coding sequence ATGATAAAGCTCCCAGAGAAAGTGCGAAAAACGCTGGAGAAAATCGTAAAAGAGATGGCTGCCAACGAAACCATTTCTGGGATAGGCTTATTTGGAAGCTGGAGCCGCAGCGACGCTGTACCTTCAAGTGATGTCGACTTGCTAGTCCTCAGCAATAACCCTCTCGAAGACGAGTATGTGGAGAGAGTCTCTGTTGGCGACCTATTTCTAGACTTTAATTTTGTTCCAAAACATTTGATTCAAGGTCCAATACATCCAAAATTTGACCAAAAACTCTACGAAGTCCAAATCCTATACGATAGGGACTGGACTTTGACAAATACAAAGCTTTCAATGGCAAAGTTTTATGGCTCACAAGAAAGGATTGGAATGAGGATAGAAACCCACATAATAGAGTCAGACATATACCTAAGCCGTGCAACCTCAGCCCACACTAAAGGCGACCATCTAAGCGCCCATCTCTTCGCCGTTGTCGCCATGGAAAATATTTTGCGTATATTGTTGGAAATAACTCTCGAACCCTTTTCAAACAGCCGATTCCTAGAAAAAGTGGAAATTGCAGCGGAAAAGCTTGGCATGCCAGAAATTTTTAACGATTATATGGTAATGGCTAAACTAGATGATGTGAATATAACAGCAACTGAAGAAAAGCTAAAACTCTTCAAAGCTGTTTGGGACGAAATGAGCTTCATCGTTAAACGGAAATCTCAAACGTTGAAAAACGTGCATTTCAAAGTTAGAACAAGCTTAAACTATTACTTTAACACCGCGTTCATGCAAGGCACAATTTTAAGAGCAAACTCAATGATAAACTCTAGAAAGTTTGCTGAAACAGTGCACTACTTATCCAGTATATCTCTAAACATTGTTGAAAACTATGCTTGGCTAAAAGCCATAGTTGAAAGGCAAAAAATAGACTACACAAGACTAATGCACTCGATAGAAAAACTTGAAAAAGGTAACCCAAAACACTGTCAAAACATTGTAAAGCTTCTAAGCTTAAATGACACGGCTAATGTAAGTAAGACGGAGGCGGCGGAAACCATCAAAAAGGCTAGAAAAGACATATGGAAAATAAGGCGAGAAAGGAAACATTTAATCAAAACACACATATCAAAGAGTTAA
- a CDS encoding transcription initiation factor IIB: MSGKESGTRQRLVDKCPECGSVNLIHDYDTGETVCGECGLVLHEQMMDKGPEWRAFTQEEKASRSRVGVPTSYSVHDKGLSTAISQVDRDAFGRKLPLSTRLQMWRLRKWQIRSRVHSSIDRNLAQAMAELDRLSDKVYIPPPIKEKAAVIYRKALDKGLVRGRSIAAIAAAALYAACRGSGTPRTLREIAEASLVDKKDVARCYRLLLRELDVQMPIADPLTYVSKIAEKTGISGKTQGLAIQILREAKMKRAAAGKDPMGLAAAALYIACLQNNEKKTQKDIAEAAGVTEVTVRNRYKTLKRQLNLELPD, from the coding sequence ATGAGCGGGAAAGAAAGCGGAACCCGTCAACGCTTGGTTGACAAGTGCCCGGAATGTGGTAGTGTAAATCTTATCCACGACTATGACACTGGCGAAACCGTTTGCGGAGAATGTGGACTTGTACTTCACGAGCAGATGATGGACAAGGGACCAGAGTGGCGTGCCTTCACACAGGAGGAGAAAGCCTCAAGAAGTCGCGTAGGAGTGCCAACATCCTACTCCGTCCACGATAAAGGATTGTCAACGGCCATAAGCCAAGTTGACCGAGACGCCTTCGGAAGAAAACTTCCACTTTCAACGAGACTGCAGATGTGGCGCCTAAGAAAATGGCAGATACGCTCAAGGGTACACTCCTCAATAGACCGAAACTTGGCACAGGCAATGGCTGAACTTGACCGCCTCTCAGACAAGGTGTATATACCGCCACCGATTAAGGAGAAGGCAGCCGTCATATACCGCAAAGCCCTAGACAAAGGCTTAGTACGGGGAAGATCAATTGCAGCCATAGCCGCTGCTGCCCTTTACGCTGCTTGCCGTGGAAGCGGGACCCCGAGAACATTGAGGGAGATAGCGGAAGCCAGCTTAGTGGACAAGAAGGATGTTGCCCGCTGTTATAGGCTCTTGCTCCGAGAGCTCGACGTGCAAATGCCCATAGCAGACCCATTAACATACGTTTCAAAAATTGCTGAAAAAACCGGGATTTCGGGTAAAACACAAGGACTGGCAATACAAATCTTACGTGAAGCAAAAATGAAACGTGCCGCAGCTGGAAAAGACCCTATGGGTTTGGCTGCCGCAGCACTATACATTGCATGCTTGCAAAATAATGAAAAGAAAACCCAAAAGGACATTGCTGAAGCTGCGGGGGTCACGGAGGTTACGGTTCGAAATCGCTACAAAACACTGAAGAGGCAATTAAACTTAGAACTGCCAGACTAG
- a CDS encoding translation initiation factor has translation MADICPICGLPKDLCVCGEIGKEQQRIRIRFETRKFGRPTTIVEGINDKDTDLGGLAQKLKSFCACGGTAKNGQIILQGDHREKVRQYLIKLGYPEENIEVQ, from the coding sequence ATGGCTGATATCTGTCCAATATGTGGGCTTCCCAAAGACTTGTGTGTCTGCGGCGAGATAGGCAAAGAACAGCAAAGGATTCGCATAAGGTTCGAAACAAGAAAATTCGGCAGACCAACAACAATAGTTGAAGGCATAAACGACAAGGACACAGACCTTGGAGGCCTAGCCCAAAAACTGAAAAGTTTCTGTGCATGTGGAGGAACAGCTAAAAACGGACAAATAATCCTTCAAGGAGACCACCGCGAAAAAGTCCGCCAATATTTGATAAAGCTTGGATATCCGGAGGAAAACATAGAGGTTCAATAG
- a CDS encoding saccharopine dehydrogenase family protein, which yields MRVIVIGCGRMGSAAAEDLARKSDIEVFVADKYAERAEETARKIGKTNVKWLQLDASNKQELVNTLKNFDLALGFLPPKFGFRLIEACIEAEKNLVDVSYMPENPLVLHGKAVEAGVTVVPSCGLAPGISNILVGHAVAELDKTRKVHIMIGGLPEAPIPPLGYVITWSPESLIDEYTSKARIIKDGEIVEVEALDGLEEVEFPEIGKLEAFYTDGLRTLLYTLKGVDEMWEKTLRYPGHAEKVRLLRDLGFFSDKEISIEGQQIQPRKLTAKLFERTLIKPNMRDFVVLRVEVAGLKGGKKMRYTYKLVDFYDEENGVTAMARTTAYTASIVAALILKGDIRLKGIVPPETLGMKDKIYQRIMAELNSRGIKIIEEICSE from the coding sequence ATGCGAGTAATCGTCATCGGATGCGGAAGAATGGGTTCGGCGGCGGCTGAAGACCTAGCGAGAAAAAGCGACATTGAAGTTTTCGTCGCTGACAAATACGCTGAAAGGGCTGAGGAGACTGCAAGAAAAATTGGAAAGACCAATGTTAAGTGGCTTCAACTAGATGCTTCAAACAAACAAGAGCTTGTGAATACCCTAAAAAATTTCGATTTAGCTTTGGGCTTTTTGCCACCCAAGTTTGGCTTCCGTCTCATCGAGGCATGCATAGAAGCCGAGAAAAACCTTGTTGACGTCTCCTATATGCCCGAAAACCCTTTAGTACTGCATGGAAAGGCTGTTGAGGCTGGCGTCACGGTTGTTCCAAGCTGTGGGTTGGCACCGGGTATAAGCAACATTCTTGTGGGTCACGCTGTTGCGGAACTTGACAAAACTCGTAAAGTTCACATAATGATTGGTGGACTCCCAGAAGCTCCAATACCTCCTTTAGGCTATGTTATCACGTGGTCTCCAGAAAGCCTAATCGACGAGTATACAAGCAAAGCTCGGATAATTAAGGATGGCGAAATAGTCGAAGTGGAAGCTTTGGACGGGTTGGAGGAAGTGGAGTTTCCGGAAATTGGAAAGTTGGAAGCGTTCTATACCGACGGACTTAGAACCTTGCTTTACACCCTAAAGGGTGTTGATGAAATGTGGGAGAAAACGCTTCGCTATCCTGGGCATGCGGAAAAGGTAAGACTGCTTAGGGATTTGGGCTTCTTCAGCGATAAGGAAATTTCAATTGAAGGACAGCAGATACAGCCCAGAAAACTTACAGCAAAACTTTTCGAGAGAACACTTATCAAACCGAACATGAGAGACTTTGTGGTTTTAAGGGTTGAGGTTGCCGGCTTAAAGGGTGGCAAGAAAATGCGTTACACGTACAAATTGGTTGATTTCTATGATGAGGAAAATGGGGTAACTGCCATGGCTAGGACTACGGCGTACACAGCCTCAATTGTGGCAGCGTTAATTCTGAAGGGAGACATTCGCCTAAAAGGGATTGTGCCGCCGGAGACGCTGGGCATGAAAGACAAAATTTACCAGCGAATTATGGCAGAACTTAACAGTAGAGGGATTAAAATCATAGAGGAAATATGTTCAGAATAG